From Terriglobia bacterium, the proteins below share one genomic window:
- a CDS encoding acyl-CoA dehydrogenase family protein, with amino-acid sequence MSQAVTTQAGVPDAAELMERATRMRPLLQANAEETDRLRRLPDAIVQALRESGLCRLMVPRRLGGYETDIHTYIAAMAEIGRGCGSSAWTASLLNVCAWLAGLFPERAQLDVWGADPEAWIAGSLAPRGEARAVEGGWMVNGRWPWASGCLHAQWAACGIHMKNESGEMANLGLSLLQMTDLTIEDTWHMSGMKGTGSNTIVATGVLVPAHRFLPYPDAFEGRYRTEHQDESLYRAALVPFTILILIGSQLGVARAALDYVMANASARGVTHTNFSKQTESAGFQIQIAEAAMKIETAYLHAFRAADDLDESARRTAHPALVARARIRADVALVAKYCREAVDMLVSAHGTSSLADSNPLQRLWRDIHVASHHAITEWQVNLEIYGKALLGVEPNITSLI; translated from the coding sequence ATGAGCCAAGCAGTCACAACCCAAGCTGGTGTGCCCGATGCCGCCGAGTTGATGGAGCGCGCGACTCGCATGCGGCCGCTCCTCCAAGCCAACGCCGAAGAGACCGATCGTTTGCGGCGCCTGCCCGACGCGATTGTGCAGGCTTTGCGCGAGAGCGGTCTTTGCCGATTGATGGTCCCGCGCCGACTGGGTGGCTACGAAACCGACATACACACCTACATTGCGGCGATGGCCGAAATCGGTCGAGGCTGCGGATCGAGCGCCTGGACAGCGAGCCTGTTGAATGTCTGCGCATGGCTTGCGGGCCTGTTTCCGGAACGTGCACAACTCGACGTCTGGGGCGCCGATCCCGAAGCTTGGATCGCCGGCTCGCTCGCACCGCGGGGAGAAGCGCGGGCCGTCGAGGGCGGTTGGATGGTCAATGGACGCTGGCCTTGGGCCTCCGGCTGTCTGCACGCGCAATGGGCCGCATGCGGCATCCACATGAAGAATGAAAGCGGCGAAATGGCGAACCTGGGTCTCTCGTTACTGCAGATGACAGACCTGACGATCGAAGACACCTGGCACATGTCAGGCATGAAGGGGACCGGGAGCAACACGATTGTCGCGACAGGAGTTTTGGTTCCCGCGCATCGATTTCTGCCATACCCTGACGCATTCGAAGGCCGCTACCGGACAGAACATCAGGACGAATCGCTTTATCGCGCCGCCCTCGTCCCGTTCACAATACTGATCCTGATCGGTTCTCAGCTTGGTGTCGCCCGCGCCGCCCTTGACTATGTGATGGCCAATGCCTCGGCGCGCGGTGTCACACACACAAACTTCTCGAAACAAACCGAGTCCGCAGGGTTTCAAATCCAGATTGCCGAAGCGGCCATGAAAATTGAAACGGCATACCTGCACGCGTTCCGCGCCGCAGATGATCTCGATGAGAGCGCAAGAAGAACCGCCCATCCCGCCCTCGTCGCACGGGCACGAATACGTGCCGACGTCGCACTGGTCGCGAAGTATTGCCGCGAGGCAGTTGATATGCTGGTGTCCGCCCACGGCACATCAAGTCTTGCCGACTCGAACCCCTTACAGAGACTTTGGCGCGACATTCACGTCGCAAGCCATCACGCGATAACGGAGTGGCAGGTCAATCTCGAGATCTATGGGAAAGCCCTTCTCGGCGTCGAGCCGAATATCACTTCCCTGATTTAG
- a CDS encoding fatty acid desaturase CarF family protein translates to MSVLRQRDPHAMACVAIWIFLVASVWLTARIAWMITLSNLWILTAGVLSGFVAQDFVSGLIHWACDTWGSPATPIIGDPLIRVFREHHSDPKAMTHHGFVATNGANCLATLPALLPALMLPLNGNATWSMYVAAFVLSLTSFGFITNQAHKWAHMDVPPKSAAWLQSRALILPPQHHAIHHATPFDSHYCITTGWMNRPLQRIRFFARLEWLITALTGAQPRVT, encoded by the coding sequence ATGAGTGTCCTCAGGCAGCGCGATCCTCACGCGATGGCGTGCGTGGCCATCTGGATATTTCTGGTTGCAAGTGTGTGGTTGACCGCACGGATTGCTTGGATGATCACATTGAGTAACTTGTGGATTCTAACGGCAGGAGTGTTGTCCGGTTTCGTCGCACAAGACTTTGTGTCGGGTTTGATCCATTGGGCATGCGACACCTGGGGGTCGCCGGCGACGCCCATAATCGGCGATCCGCTCATTCGCGTGTTTCGCGAGCATCACAGTGATCCGAAGGCGATGACGCATCACGGATTCGTGGCTACGAACGGCGCAAACTGCCTCGCAACGTTGCCGGCGCTGCTACCCGCGCTTATGCTGCCGCTGAACGGCAACGCGACCTGGTCGATGTACGTTGCCGCCTTTGTGCTGTCACTGACAAGCTTTGGTTTCATAACAAATCAGGCTCATAAATGGGCGCATATGGATGTGCCGCCGAAATCCGCGGCATGGTTGCAGAGCCGTGCTCTGATTCTGCCGCCCCAGCATCACGCGATACACCACGCCACTCCCTTCGATAGTCACTACTGCATCACCACAGGATGGATGAACAGGCCACTTCAAAGAATCCGCTTCTTCGCCAGGCTGGAGTGGCTGATCACCGCGTTGACTGGCGCTCAGCCCCGTGTAACATAA
- a CDS encoding phosphoglucomutase/phosphomannomutase family protein, whose amino-acid sequence MKNPIKFGTDGWRAIIAEEFTFENVRRAAQATADYFKTVEGPEQAVLVGFDVRFQSAAFARAAAEVFAANGFRVVMLDRPYPTPYVSFEVRRRKFVGGIMITASHNPATFNGFKVKAHFGGSATPAITAKIEENLTRAEARDYRPRPLETIAPEPYYFDHLKSLVDWGRIANSKLKVVVDSMHGCGGYILEQLLRETCCAVQTIRGNPDPLFGGINPEPMMPQLGPLGDAVRKTGSDVGLATDGDADRLGIVDETGEYVNTLQTLSLLLLHIYRNKGWRGAVARTYSQSLLIPRIASKLGLELFERPIGFKNIGELMLEHEILIGGEESGGIGLSRHLPERDGIFINLLFLDLLAASGKSCTELIHDMWKEFGEFHYDRRDLHVPIEAGNRVVAAWKSEPPAAFAARRVKEVGQLDGCKVFLENDSWILFRQSGTEPLLRVYCEAPSRNAVAEIMGAGLKFVEQFTTDGVH is encoded by the coding sequence ATGAAAAATCCAATCAAATTCGGGACGGATGGCTGGCGCGCCATCATTGCGGAAGAATTTACCTTTGAAAACGTGCGGCGCGCGGCCCAGGCGACCGCAGACTATTTCAAAACTGTTGAAGGTCCGGAGCAGGCCGTATTGGTCGGATTCGATGTCCGGTTCCAATCCGCCGCGTTTGCGAGGGCGGCTGCGGAAGTCTTTGCAGCGAATGGTTTTCGAGTGGTCATGCTCGACCGGCCGTATCCGACGCCCTATGTTTCATTCGAAGTGCGGCGGCGGAAATTTGTCGGCGGCATCATGATCACGGCCAGCCATAATCCTGCCACCTTCAATGGATTCAAAGTGAAGGCGCATTTTGGCGGCAGCGCCACGCCCGCGATCACGGCAAAAATTGAGGAGAATTTGACGCGGGCTGAAGCCCGCGACTACAGGCCGCGCCCGCTTGAAACGATTGCGCCGGAACCTTACTACTTCGACCACCTCAAATCGCTTGTCGACTGGGGGCGAATCGCAAATTCGAAGCTCAAAGTCGTCGTCGATTCCATGCACGGATGCGGCGGATACATTCTCGAACAACTGCTCCGCGAGACATGCTGCGCGGTTCAAACCATTCGGGGGAATCCGGACCCTTTGTTTGGCGGCATTAATCCCGAACCCATGATGCCGCAGCTCGGGCCGCTGGGCGATGCCGTTCGCAAGACGGGAAGCGACGTTGGGCTTGCCACCGACGGCGACGCCGACCGCCTCGGCATCGTCGATGAGACCGGCGAATACGTCAATACGCTGCAGACCTTGTCCCTGTTGCTGCTCCATATATATCGCAATAAAGGTTGGCGCGGCGCAGTCGCAAGAACCTACTCCCAGAGTCTGCTGATCCCGCGAATTGCTTCGAAACTCGGCCTGGAGCTTTTCGAGCGGCCTATTGGATTCAAGAACATCGGTGAGCTCATGCTCGAGCACGAAATCCTGATCGGTGGTGAGGAGAGCGGCGGAATCGGTCTTTCGCGGCATCTTCCGGAGCGGGACGGTATTTTCATCAATCTTCTTTTCCTCGACCTCCTGGCAGCTTCCGGAAAGTCGTGCACCGAGTTGATCCATGACATGTGGAAGGAGTTTGGCGAGTTCCACTACGACCGCCGGGACCTGCATGTACCGATTGAGGCCGGCAATCGAGTGGTCGCCGCCTGGAAAAGCGAGCCGCCCGCGGCGTTTGCCGCCCGGCGGGTCAAAGAGGTCGGGCAACTCGATGGTTGCAAAGTGTTTTTAGAGAACGACAGCTGGATTCTTTTCAGGCAGTCTGGAACCGAGCCGTTACTAAGGGTTTACTGCGAAGCCCCCAGCCGGAATGCGGTAGCCGAAATAATGGGCGCAGGCCTGAAATTTGTGGAACAATTCACCACTGACGGTGTCCATTAA
- the lpxB gene encoding lipid-A-disaccharide synthase: MSRQFLIVAGEASADMYGAEVVRSLRRKFPDARFFGLGGPRMRNAGVELEGDISKTAVVGPFEMLSSLGHLYGVFRRLAERVEAEPPDAAVLIDFPDFNLRLAKRIKHAHVPIVYYISPQVWAWREGRVKQISELVNKMLVIFPFEEEIYRKAGVDVEFVGHPLIDMVRTTKSKEEFCEDHGIDPRRTLVALLPGSRRKEVRFILPTLCEAATLILARKPDAQFILPLAAGLDRRFVQEMIRGVSVKIVMNDTYNAIRFARAAIVASGTATLETALLGTPEVIVYRISHATWTLGKFLLKVRLFGIVNIILGEEVVPELFQDRMTPEAVSQTALRLMDDVWIQSRIRTNYEKLRRQLGTGNVAERVAEAVEKLVNSGPGHTTE; the protein is encoded by the coding sequence ATGTCCCGGCAATTTCTGATCGTTGCCGGCGAAGCATCCGCAGACATGTACGGGGCCGAAGTCGTCCGGTCCCTGCGCCGCAAATTTCCGGACGCCCGGTTTTTCGGCCTGGGCGGCCCGCGCATGCGCAATGCGGGCGTCGAACTCGAAGGCGACATCAGCAAAACTGCTGTTGTCGGACCTTTCGAAATGCTCAGCTCTCTCGGACACCTGTATGGGGTTTTCCGGCGTCTTGCGGAACGCGTCGAGGCGGAACCGCCGGACGCGGCGGTCCTGATCGATTTCCCGGATTTCAATCTGCGGCTGGCCAAACGCATAAAACACGCCCACGTGCCAATCGTTTACTACATCAGTCCGCAGGTATGGGCCTGGCGCGAAGGGCGGGTAAAGCAGATCTCCGAACTCGTGAACAAGATGCTCGTCATCTTTCCCTTCGAAGAAGAGATTTACCGGAAGGCCGGCGTGGATGTCGAGTTCGTGGGGCACCCGCTGATCGACATGGTTCGGACAACGAAATCAAAGGAAGAGTTTTGCGAAGATCACGGAATCGATCCCAGGCGAACTCTGGTCGCGCTTCTGCCGGGAAGCCGGCGCAAGGAAGTGCGTTTCATTCTTCCGACGCTCTGCGAAGCCGCGACGCTTATTCTCGCCAGGAAACCGGATGCGCAGTTCATCCTGCCGCTGGCCGCAGGGCTCGACCGCCGCTTTGTCCAGGAGATGATCCGCGGAGTTTCGGTGAAGATCGTGATGAACGACACCTACAATGCGATCCGATTTGCCCGCGCCGCCATCGTCGCCAGCGGAACCGCGACGCTTGAAACAGCGCTGCTGGGAACACCGGAAGTCATTGTTTACCGGATTTCGCACGCGACCTGGACGCTCGGGAAATTCCTGCTGAAGGTCCGGCTGTTTGGAATCGTTAACATCATTCTCGGCGAGGAAGTCGTCCCCGAGCTGTTCCAGGACCGCATGACGCCGGAAGCCGTCAGCCAGACGGCACTGCGGTTGATGGACGATGTCTGGATCCAATCCCGGATCCGAACGAACTACGAAAAACTACGGCGCCAGCTGGGGACAGGGAATGTGGCGGAGCGAGTGGCGGAAGCCGTGGAGAAGCTGGTTAATTCCGGACCAGGACACACTACAGAATGA
- a CDS encoding pitrilysin family protein codes for MTGRKRFLVPLMFCLVPVVIISSSAAVPAKPASVLLPGTSPLVTFRILFMTGSAYDPPGKEGLAQLTASMLAEGGTRSMTYDQIVKALYPMASSVSAQVDKEMTVFSGTSHIENLERYYPLLKDMLLDPGFRADDFMRLREDAVNYLKVSLRESNDEELGKEYLYNVIYSGHPYGHDNTGRIVALEKLTIDDVRDFYRGHYTAANLVVGLAGGYPKGFPEKVEADFTKLPETSADQKHFDAPKIAAGMHVDIITRDTRSTAISLGFPIDVNRSAKDWAALALIASYFGQHRSSNSYLFQRLREARGMNYGDYAYIEYFPRGMFLMTPEPNLGRQQQIFQIWIRPVEQDNGVFALRAALYEYDKLVRDGLSQHEFDTTREFLTKYANVLTQTQSARLGYAMDSRYYGIPDYNAYVRTQLAKLTLADVNAAIRRHLKTERMRAVVVTKNGEGFRNSIVNNSPSPITYNSPKPKEIMDEDKVIQVYKINARPEDIRIVPVEQIFE; via the coding sequence ATGACCGGACGAAAACGTTTTCTTGTGCCTTTGATGTTCTGTCTTGTGCCGGTGGTGATTATTTCCTCTTCGGCCGCGGTTCCGGCAAAACCGGCAAGCGTGCTTCTTCCAGGAACGTCGCCCCTGGTCACGTTTCGAATCCTTTTCATGACCGGCTCCGCCTACGATCCGCCCGGCAAGGAAGGCCTGGCGCAGCTGACGGCATCGATGCTGGCGGAAGGCGGAACCCGCTCGATGACGTACGACCAGATTGTGAAAGCTCTGTATCCCATGGCGTCTTCGGTGAGTGCGCAGGTCGATAAAGAAATGACGGTCTTCTCCGGCACCTCCCATATCGAAAACCTCGAGCGCTATTACCCGCTGCTCAAGGACATGCTGCTGGACCCGGGGTTCAGAGCCGACGACTTCATGCGCCTGCGGGAAGACGCGGTCAACTACCTCAAGGTCTCCCTCCGGGAAAGCAACGACGAAGAACTCGGCAAAGAGTACCTGTACAATGTGATCTATTCCGGCCATCCCTACGGGCACGACAACACAGGCCGCATCGTTGCGCTCGAGAAGCTGACGATCGATGATGTCCGGGACTTCTATCGCGGTCACTACACCGCAGCGAACCTGGTGGTCGGACTTGCCGGCGGATATCCGAAAGGATTCCCGGAAAAGGTGGAGGCTGATTTTACAAAGCTGCCTGAAACTTCGGCGGATCAGAAGCATTTCGACGCTCCGAAAATCGCGGCCGGAATGCATGTCGACATCATCACGCGCGACACGCGTTCGACCGCGATTTCACTGGGATTCCCGATTGACGTCAACCGGTCGGCAAAGGACTGGGCCGCTCTCGCGCTGATCGCGTCGTATTTCGGCCAGCACCGGTCGTCCAACAGTTACCTTTTTCAACGGCTGCGGGAAGCGCGCGGAATGAATTACGGCGATTACGCTTACATCGAATATTTTCCACGCGGAATGTTCCTGATGACGCCCGAACCGAATCTCGGCCGGCAGCAGCAGATCTTCCAGATCTGGATCCGGCCCGTGGAGCAGGATAACGGCGTCTTCGCTTTGCGGGCCGCTCTGTACGAATACGACAAACTCGTAAGAGACGGCCTTTCCCAACACGAGTTCGACACCACACGCGAGTTCCTGACCAAGTATGCGAACGTGCTCACTCAGACTCAGAGCGCACGCCTCGGTTATGCCATGGACAGCCGCTATTACGGCATTCCGGATTACAACGCCTATGTCCGCACGCAGCTTGCGAAGCTGACGCTTGCCGATGTGAATGCTGCAATACGGCGTCACCTGAAGACCGAACGCATGCGGGCCGTCGTGGTAACTAAAAACGGGGAAGGATTCCGCAACTCGATCGTGAACAACTCACCGTCACCCATAACCTACAATTCACCGAAACCGAAAGAGATCATGGACGAAGACAAGGTCATTCAGGTTTATAAGATCAACGCACGGCCTGAAGACATCCGCATCGTTCCAGTCGAGCAAATCTTCGAATAA
- a CDS encoding aminotransferase class V-fold PLP-dependent enzyme, whose product MPGLLPNVDPDGLLEYSVVFTDRAVNHMSLKFRNVVKDISRILKQTYNAHAAVLVPGSGTFGMESVARQFGTGQKCLVIRNGWFSYRWSQIFEVGKIPSQEIVLKARRSGAGPQAPFAPAPIEEVTAAISKERPAVVFAPHVETASGMILPPDYMRAVGEAVHAVGGLFALDCIASGAIWVDMKDVGADVLISAPQKGWSGPASCAMVLLSASARERLDKTQNTSFTMDLKKWMQIMEAFEAGGHAYHTTMPTDALTRLRDAMLETEAAGLDLLKSRQQSQGDQVRALLESKGFGSVAAKGFQSPGVVVSYTTDPDIQNSKKFAAHGLQAAAGVPLQCDEGADFKTFRLGLFGLDKLKNVERTVQNLAKALDQIKS is encoded by the coding sequence GTGCCTGGATTACTTCCCAATGTCGACCCTGATGGATTGCTCGAATACTCAGTTGTTTTCACCGACCGTGCGGTCAACCACATGTCTCTCAAGTTCCGTAATGTGGTCAAGGACATATCCCGCATCCTGAAACAGACCTACAACGCACACGCGGCGGTCCTTGTGCCGGGCAGCGGCACGTTTGGAATGGAATCGGTCGCCCGCCAGTTCGGAACCGGACAGAAGTGTCTGGTCATCCGCAACGGATGGTTCAGCTACCGGTGGAGTCAGATTTTCGAGGTGGGAAAAATCCCATCGCAGGAAATCGTGTTGAAGGCGCGCCGGAGCGGAGCGGGTCCGCAGGCGCCCTTTGCACCGGCGCCTATTGAAGAAGTCACAGCTGCGATTTCGAAGGAGCGGCCGGCGGTTGTGTTCGCGCCTCATGTCGAAACCGCGTCGGGAATGATTTTGCCGCCGGATTACATGCGCGCGGTCGGCGAAGCCGTCCATGCCGTGGGCGGACTGTTCGCCCTCGATTGCATTGCCTCCGGGGCGATCTGGGTCGATATGAAGGACGTCGGCGCCGACGTTCTGATTTCCGCTCCGCAAAAAGGCTGGAGCGGTCCCGCGTCTTGCGCCATGGTTCTCCTCTCCGCGTCCGCACGTGAACGTCTTGATAAGACCCAGAACACCAGCTTCACGATGGATCTCAAAAAATGGATGCAGATCATGGAAGCCTTCGAAGCAGGTGGCCATGCCTATCACACCACGATGCCGACCGATGCCCTCACGCGTCTGCGCGATGCAATGCTGGAAACCGAAGCCGCCGGACTGGACTTGCTCAAGTCGCGCCAGCAGAGTCAGGGCGATCAGGTTCGCGCTCTCCTTGAGAGCAAAGGGTTTGGCAGCGTCGCCGCGAAGGGATTTCAGTCTCCCGGCGTCGTGGTGAGTTACACGACGGATCCCGACATCCAGAATTCCAAAAAATTCGCCGCTCACGGATTGCAGGCCGCTGCCGGCGTTCCGCTCCAGTGCGACGAGGGAGCGGACTTCAAGACTTTCCGGCTCGGCCTTTTCGGCCTCGATAAATTGAAGAACGTTGAACGCACGGTGCAGAACCTGGCGAAAGCCCTGGATCAGATCAAGAGTTGA
- a CDS encoding sigma-70 family RNA polymerase sigma factor, with the protein MPREIAYNWLDRAAGQSALSSDDALFVSRLQANEDAAYDELVRTYSASIFHVAYRMLGDSAEASDIVQEIFLKVFRNIAGFKGEAALKTWIFRIAFSEILNRLRWWKRRHKFATVSLDDQPNGSGIDAGRMVPASGPTPEQALQSKEEEGAIQQALGKLSREHRSIIVLRDIEGFSYIEIADVLGVSVGTVKSRLARARADLKKSLMRFLSVRDLR; encoded by the coding sequence ATGCCGAGAGAGATCGCCTATAACTGGCTGGACCGCGCTGCCGGACAAAGCGCGCTGAGTTCCGACGATGCCCTGTTTGTCTCGCGCCTTCAGGCCAACGAGGACGCGGCGTATGACGAACTCGTGCGCACCTACAGCGCCTCCATCTTTCACGTGGCATACCGGATGCTCGGTGATTCAGCGGAAGCGTCGGACATTGTCCAGGAAATCTTCCTCAAAGTCTTTCGCAACATTGCGGGATTCAAGGGCGAAGCCGCACTGAAAACATGGATTTTCAGAATCGCCTTCTCGGAAATTCTGAATCGTTTGCGGTGGTGGAAAAGGCGGCACAAATTTGCCACGGTGTCTCTGGACGACCAACCGAATGGATCCGGCATCGATGCCGGACGGATGGTTCCGGCCTCCGGCCCGACGCCGGAGCAGGCGTTGCAGTCGAAGGAAGAAGAGGGCGCCATTCAACAGGCGCTGGGAAAGCTGTCCCGGGAGCACCGGTCTATCATTGTGCTGCGCGATATCGAAGGATTCTCGTATATCGAAATCGCCGATGTACTCGGCGTTTCTGTCGGGACCGTGAAGTCCCGCCTGGCCCGGGCGCGGGCTGACCTGAAGAAGTCGCTGATGCGATTTTTATCGGTCCGGGATTTGAGGTAG
- a CDS encoding zf-HC2 domain-containing protein: MSNLNCSAAQKLMSPFIDSMVSPQQAERLDGHVAGCEPCRRQLQSYISMRSLIARIETPELPEDMVLETRVRLSQERNRNTLVRFENRLQDLLRPLVVPVVLGVSLTMLFFGVLLGSLASNSTVLAQDHIAEEPVFGLFKPVHTTDPNWIRYASGGNQDLQEPLTIETYVGNEGQVLDYQVLSGSHVPESVQQMLSLAHFTPATQFGRPVASTIILSFVLVRN, from the coding sequence ATGAGTAACTTGAACTGTTCCGCCGCACAAAAGTTGATGAGCCCCTTCATCGACTCGATGGTCTCCCCGCAACAGGCCGAACGCCTCGACGGCCATGTCGCCGGTTGCGAGCCATGCAGGCGGCAGCTTCAGTCCTATATTTCGATGCGGAGCCTGATCGCCCGCATCGAGACCCCCGAGTTACCCGAAGACATGGTGCTCGAGACTCGCGTGAGGCTTTCTCAGGAACGGAATAGAAACACGCTGGTCCGGTTCGAGAATCGCCTGCAGGATCTGCTCAGGCCGCTGGTTGTTCCTGTCGTGCTTGGCGTGTCGTTGACGATGCTGTTTTTCGGCGTTCTATTGGGCAGTCTCGCATCGAATTCCACCGTGCTGGCCCAGGATCACATCGCCGAAGAACCCGTCTTTGGATTGTTCAAGCCTGTCCATACGACCGATCCGAATTGGATCCGTTATGCTTCCGGCGGCAATCAGGATCTGCAGGAACCGCTGACGATCGAAACCTACGTGGGAAATGAGGGCCAGGTCCTGGACTATCAGGTTCTTTCGGGATCGCATGTTCCCGAATCGGTCCAGCAAATGCTCTCGCTCGCGCATTTCACACCGGCAACACAGTTCGGCCGGCCGGTGGCATCCACAATCATTCTGTCGTTTGTCCTGGTCCGGAATTAA
- a CDS encoding pitrilysin family protein → MRKLIGLVSLVCLAAAAPAQKKETNLFPYNYTVDDLANGLRLVTVPTDFPNMVALYIIVQTGSRDEIEPGKSGYAHLFEHLMFRGSEHYTPEQRDLILKKAGADSNASTNMDRTTYYDVFSREDLEPVLKLEADRFQRLKYSEPAYKTESLAVLGEYNKNSADPTEKLDEVLHATAFTKNTYAHTTMGFLKDIQDMPNQYPYSLEFYQRFYRPEYTTIVLAGDLSRDQALNLVKKYFGEWKRGSYVPSIPPEPAQTAPRTATVEWASPTLPWVVVAFKGPAYSNDKKDKPALDLLLPMAFGSNSDLYQKLVLKEQKVDVLDTDFGGHPAPELFSVSARVKDGKDLDYVRDEILAAFKRFTDENVDPMKLNATRSRLRYSFALRMNSSPAIASSLALYIGLMRSPDTINKLFALYQQLTPEDIRAAARQYFVLNNRTIVTLTSNRGTK, encoded by the coding sequence ATGCGGAAACTTATCGGGCTTGTTTCATTGGTATGCCTGGCCGCCGCCGCGCCCGCCCAGAAGAAGGAAACAAATCTCTTCCCTTATAACTACACTGTCGATGATCTGGCAAACGGGCTGCGCCTGGTAACGGTTCCAACCGATTTCCCCAACATGGTGGCCCTTTATATCATTGTGCAGACCGGTTCACGCGATGAAATCGAACCTGGTAAGAGCGGCTACGCGCACCTGTTTGAACACCTGATGTTCCGTGGAAGCGAGCATTACACGCCCGAACAGCGCGATCTCATTCTGAAAAAAGCCGGCGCGGATTCGAATGCGAGTACGAACATGGACCGCACAACCTACTACGACGTCTTTTCCAGGGAAGATCTGGAACCGGTACTGAAGCTGGAAGCCGACCGGTTCCAGCGTCTGAAATATTCCGAACCCGCATATAAAACGGAGTCGCTGGCGGTTCTGGGCGAATACAACAAAAACAGCGCCGACCCGACCGAGAAACTCGACGAAGTGCTGCATGCCACCGCATTCACAAAGAATACCTACGCGCACACGACGATGGGGTTTCTCAAAGACATCCAGGACATGCCGAATCAGTATCCATACAGCCTGGAGTTCTACCAGCGGTTCTACCGTCCGGAATACACGACGATCGTTCTGGCGGGTGATTTGAGCCGGGATCAGGCGCTCAATCTTGTGAAGAAATACTTCGGAGAGTGGAAACGCGGGAGCTATGTCCCGTCGATCCCGCCGGAGCCGGCCCAGACTGCTCCCCGGACCGCCACCGTCGAGTGGGCGTCGCCCACGCTGCCGTGGGTCGTCGTCGCCTTCAAGGGACCGGCGTATTCCAACGACAAGAAGGACAAACCGGCGCTCGATCTGCTGTTACCTATGGCATTCGGCTCGAATTCGGATCTTTATCAGAAGCTCGTTTTGAAAGAACAGAAAGTCGACGTGCTCGACACGGATTTCGGCGGCCATCCCGCTCCTGAATTGTTTTCGGTCTCCGCACGGGTTAAGGATGGGAAGGACCTGGACTACGTTCGCGACGAAATTCTGGCTGCGTTCAAACGTTTCACGGATGAAAACGTGGATCCGATGAAACTCAATGCAACACGGTCGCGCCTCCGCTACAGCTTCGCCCTGAGAATGAACAGTTCGCCTGCGATTGCGAGTTCCCTGGCGCTCTACATCGGATTGATGCGTTCACCGGATACGATCAACAAGCTCTTTGCGCTTTATCAGCAGCTCACCCCGGAAGACATCCGGGCCGCCGCCAGGCAGTATTTCGTTCTCAATAACCGCACCATTGTGACGTTGACGTCGAATCGGGGTACGAAATGA